A single window of Treponema denticola ATCC 35405 DNA harbors:
- a CDS encoding GNAT family N-acetyltransferase yields MQIKTDIEFSKEEVINLYEEAGWTAYTKNKDKLWQSITSSLKIYSVFVDNEFAAIARVLGDGITTILIQDIIVKQKYQNRGIGTALIKTIVKDYKSVRQTILLCDNDKKLIDFYKKNGLKNIQDYNISCYGILK; encoded by the coding sequence ATGCAAATAAAAACAGATATTGAATTTTCAAAAGAAGAGGTTATCAATCTTTATGAAGAAGCCGGCTGGACGGCATATACAAAAAACAAAGATAAATTATGGCAAAGTATAACTTCATCACTAAAAATATATTCTGTTTTTGTTGACAACGAATTTGCAGCGATTGCACGAGTTTTAGGTGATGGAATAACAACCATTTTAATTCAAGACATAATTGTAAAACAAAAATATCAAAATAGAGGAATAGGCACGGCTCTTATAAAAACAATTGTAAAAGATTACAAATCGGTACGGCAAACTATTTTACTTTGTGATAATGATAAAAAGCTTATAGATTTTTACAAGAAAAACGGCTTAAAGAATATTCAAGATTATAACATATCTTGTTATGGAATATTAAAATAA
- the truB gene encoding tRNA pseudouridine(55) synthase TruB: MELNKNLIIPFAKQAGLTSFASMSAVKKALSTKKVGHTGTLDLFADGLLVLLTGQLTRLADIISAEKKTYEAWVEFGTETDTLDPEGEPVLTAPLPSYKNLTESIPSFLGKILQRPPEFSAIKINGKRASDRIRSGEKIKIAEREIEIFKIELKGIITDSGLEFTEKDFTNINAELKIRYAHIVVECSKGTYIRSLVRDLARKASSCAYVRALRRTAVGNFKLEDAAGFDLLNNFSAAPENLFLKEKKILDAAAGKKFYKQKEIDFLEIMAKSIIFSPKTAENLKLPYLFLDRKYLNDFYNGKKIKFNWFLNTDEVLENITGLDLENKKTCVFCGDLWIGIIGLNKNCPKYETVIKN; this comes from the coding sequence ATGGAATTAAATAAAAACCTTATCATCCCGTTTGCAAAACAGGCGGGACTTACAAGCTTTGCTTCAATGTCGGCGGTAAAAAAAGCCCTTTCTACAAAAAAGGTCGGCCACACTGGAACTCTGGATCTTTTTGCAGACGGCCTTTTGGTTCTTCTTACGGGACAATTAACCCGACTTGCTGACATAATTTCAGCCGAAAAAAAGACCTACGAAGCATGGGTAGAGTTCGGAACGGAAACGGATACCCTCGACCCTGAAGGCGAACCCGTTTTAACAGCCCCCCTTCCCTCTTATAAAAATTTAACGGAATCCATTCCCTCTTTTTTAGGAAAAATACTCCAAAGACCGCCCGAATTTTCTGCAATAAAAATAAACGGAAAAAGAGCTTCCGACAGAATACGCAGCGGCGAAAAGATAAAAATTGCAGAGAGGGAAATAGAAATTTTTAAAATCGAACTTAAAGGGATAATTACAGATAGCGGTTTGGAATTTACAGAAAAGGATTTTACAAACATAAACGCCGAGCTAAAAATAAGATATGCCCATATAGTCGTGGAATGTTCAAAGGGAACATACATCCGCTCCCTTGTAAGAGACCTTGCAAGGAAGGCATCTTCTTGTGCCTATGTTAGGGCCTTGAGGAGAACGGCAGTTGGAAATTTTAAACTTGAAGATGCAGCAGGTTTTGATCTTTTAAATAATTTTTCTGCAGCACCGGAAAATTTATTCTTAAAAGAAAAGAAAATTTTAGATGCAGCGGCCGGCAAAAAATTCTATAAACAAAAAGAAATTGATTTTTTGGAAATAATGGCAAAATCTATTATTTTTTCTCCTAAGACGGCAGAAAACTTAAAATTGCCTTACCTCTTTTTAGATAGAAAATATCTAAACGATTTTTATAACGGAAAGAAGATTAAATTCAATTGGTTTTTAAATACCGATGAAGTTTTAGAAAATATCACAGGCTTAGACCTAGAAAACAAAAAAACATGCGTCTTTTGCGGTGACTTGTGGATCGGAATTATAGGACTAAATAAGAACTGTCCGAAATATGAAACGGTGATAAAAAATTAA
- a CDS encoding GNAT family N-acetyltransferase translates to MKNVDCNIEKMNEKSYNTIKRDMIKNLAETFIQTKKANELTAISLAEKELNGILTEGVKTKNHNLYVVKKDSQKIGYLWYFIITHNNETFPFVMEINIDKQYRNKGYGKQTMLLLEKETINLGYNKIRLHVLLNNTTAYNMYKNLNYKTIKKIDDGEILEKELNGCLAGHL, encoded by the coding sequence ATGAAAAATGTAGACTGCAATATAGAAAAAATGAATGAAAAATCTTATAATACTATAAAACGGGATATGATTAAAAATTTAGCCGAAACTTTCATTCAAACTAAAAAAGCAAATGAATTAACAGCTATTAGTTTAGCAGAAAAAGAGCTCAACGGCATATTGACGGAAGGAGTAAAAACAAAGAATCATAATTTATATGTTGTTAAAAAGGACAGTCAAAAAATAGGCTATCTTTGGTATTTTATAATTACTCATAATAACGAAACATTTCCTTTTGTGATGGAGATAAACATAGATAAACAATATAGAAATAAAGGTTATGGGAAACAAACCATGCTGCTACTTGAAAAAGAAACTATCAATTTAGGTTATAATAAAATAAGGCTTCATGTACTTTTAAATAACACCACTGCTTATAATATGTATAAAAACTTAAACTATAAAACTATTAAAAAAATAGACGATGGAGAAATATTAGAAAAGGAACTAAATGGATGCCTCGCCGGTCATCTCTAA
- a CDS encoding glycoside hydrolase family 57 protein, with translation MKDYKLIFILDAHLPYVCNEVEQGLIEEDWLFDALSYLYLPVLKMCSNLQKENIPFKIGVVFEPALCDMLDDKVLQDRYRQHVQRKIEFAKKELECFAECAETKKLIQYNLKRFNDDKRIFEDCGGNVLKQFDYLARQGYVELLATTATNSFLPFFLSMPEAIAAQIEMGQINYRKHFSSVPSGFWIPSMAYFDGLDDIIRSYGYDYTVVSSEGFLLSDKVPPAGVFSAAASKNGLKFLACDLSACNSIYDELNGFPQNKVYIDVENDVGFRQSEEYLASVFDTSKGRRAIGFRYWSRDEEETPYDIQKAHAQILADAESYVNSRAEALRAVKETGGGESPFSLLIISSDFFGKKWCEGLIWLERVFRLINDNEELETMLPSDAANLSKQLYTVKPFFSSFLKSGYADELLTNENDWMYRYIVKITERMIDLVEMFPADGSLKERVLNAAAREVLLLQSVYWPLYINDPQLKDFAERRFVEHVNSFTAAYEALGADSPDAKWLSERESKYPVFKDINYRIFSRKK, from the coding sequence TTGAAAGATTATAAATTAATTTTTATTTTGGATGCTCATTTGCCGTATGTATGCAATGAAGTTGAGCAGGGCCTTATAGAAGAGGATTGGCTTTTTGATGCTTTATCTTATCTTTATCTGCCTGTCTTGAAAATGTGTTCTAACTTACAAAAAGAAAATATTCCGTTTAAAATAGGTGTTGTTTTTGAACCCGCACTATGCGATATGCTTGACGACAAGGTTTTGCAGGATAGATACCGTCAACATGTTCAGCGCAAAATCGAGTTTGCAAAAAAAGAACTTGAATGCTTTGCAGAATGTGCAGAGACAAAAAAACTTATTCAGTACAACTTAAAGCGTTTTAATGATGATAAGCGTATCTTTGAAGATTGCGGAGGAAATGTTTTAAAGCAGTTTGATTATCTTGCTCGTCAAGGTTATGTAGAGCTGTTGGCAACGACTGCAACCAATTCATTCTTACCGTTTTTTTTGAGTATGCCGGAAGCTATTGCTGCACAGATAGAAATGGGGCAGATAAATTACCGCAAACATTTCAGCTCTGTTCCCTCAGGTTTTTGGATTCCTTCAATGGCTTATTTTGACGGTTTGGATGATATTATAAGAAGTTACGGTTATGATTATACGGTTGTTTCTTCGGAAGGTTTTTTGCTTTCGGATAAGGTTCCGCCTGCCGGTGTTTTTTCGGCAGCAGCTTCAAAAAACGGGTTAAAATTTTTAGCCTGTGATCTTTCCGCTTGTAATTCTATTTATGATGAGCTCAACGGGTTTCCTCAAAATAAGGTTTATATTGATGTGGAAAATGATGTCGGCTTTAGACAATCCGAAGAATATTTAGCTTCAGTATTCGATACTTCAAAGGGCAGGCGGGCAATAGGGTTCAGGTATTGGTCAAGGGATGAAGAAGAAACTCCTTATGACATACAAAAAGCTCATGCTCAAATTTTGGCAGATGCCGAATCCTATGTAAACTCTCGTGCAGAGGCTTTAAGAGCCGTTAAAGAAACGGGGGGGGGTGAATCACCGTTTTCCCTTTTGATTATCTCATCCGATTTTTTCGGTAAAAAATGGTGTGAAGGTCTTATCTGGCTTGAGCGGGTTTTTAGGCTGATAAATGATAATGAAGAGTTGGAAACTATGTTACCTTCAGATGCCGCTAATTTGTCTAAGCAGCTTTATACTGTTAAGCCGTTTTTTTCTTCCTTTTTAAAGTCAGGTTATGCGGATGAACTTTTAACAAATGAAAACGACTGGATGTATAGATATATAGTTAAGATTACCGAGAGGATGATCGATCTTGTCGAGATGTTTCCTGCAGACGGCAGCTTAAAAGAGCGCGTTTTAAATGCTGCGGCGAGAGAGGTGCTTCTTTTACAGTCCGTTTATTGGCCCCTTTATATAAATGATCCGCAGCTTAAAGATTTTGCAGAAAGGCGTTTTGTAGAGCATGTCAATTCTTTTACGGCAGCCTATGAGGCCCTTGGAGCCGATTCGCCTGATGCAAAGTGGCTTTCAGAACGCGAAAGTAAGTATCCCGTTTTTAAAGATATAAATTACCGTATTTTTAGCCGCAAAAAATAA
- a CDS encoding GNAT family N-acetyltransferase, with product MSIKSIGLTDKIISQKEVKDFLQKANLNQRGNLIGLFDKEKIIGAGSLYTNSFHPYRDYINIHIEKDYRNKGLGSRLLKALKENSAKKRFQVMCSSGKEELIQFLLKEGFVLARRSYSFDLKKEAQNIFLSKETSTEFKNMQIKPFINLNSKEKEEFKKIFYFNYADTHKSINPLNKDICIKEFSNEILADCDEERSSCLISNNEVSAYVIVYIENLPEIGYLGGKTIEEIETYLNYFQVIINNLLNAYEQIYFEIDDTDYYAFPLMTALQINCKESYNTYILN from the coding sequence ATGAGTATAAAATCAATTGGTCTTACCGATAAAATTATTTCTCAAAAGGAAGTAAAAGACTTTCTTCAAAAAGCTAATCTTAACCAAAGAGGAAATCTAATCGGCTTATTCGATAAAGAAAAGATAATCGGAGCAGGCAGCCTTTACACAAATTCTTTTCATCCATACAGGGATTATATAAATATCCATATCGAGAAAGATTACAGAAACAAAGGATTGGGGAGCCGGCTTTTAAAAGCCTTAAAAGAAAACTCGGCTAAAAAAAGATTTCAAGTTATGTGTTCTTCCGGTAAAGAGGAATTAATTCAATTTTTACTTAAAGAAGGTTTTGTTTTAGCCCGCAGGTCATATAGTTTTGATCTAAAAAAAGAAGCTCAAAATATTTTTTTGTCAAAGGAAACTTCTACTGAATTTAAAAATATGCAGATAAAACCTTTTATAAATTTAAATTCAAAAGAAAAAGAAGAATTCAAAAAAATATTTTACTTTAATTATGCCGACACACACAAAAGCATAAACCCGCTCAATAAAGATATATGTATAAAAGAATTTTCAAATGAAATTTTAGCCGATTGCGATGAAGAAAGGTCCTCATGTTTAATTTCTAATAACGAAGTATCAGCCTATGTAATAGTTTACATAGAAAATCTTCCCGAAATCGGCTATCTTGGCGGAAAGACAATAGAAGAAATCGAAACCTATCTAAATTATTTTCAAGTTATAATCAATAATCTATTAAACGCTTATGAGCAAATTTATTTTGAAATAGATGATACCGATTATTATGCTTTTCCACTAATGACGGCCTTACAAATTAACTGTAAAGAATCGTATAATACCTATATCCTTAATTAA
- a CDS encoding tetratricopeptide repeat protein, whose product MKKRIIFFLILLVSFRIFADYKSEYDNLLSARNIKGIAALLPKWEKAEPKNPELYIAYFNYYLLKGQRSTQSLDTYKKDNTNSLALVDQKTNKIAGYLNNNIWYEKEDVDKALSYLEKGLKFGKNRLDMYFGRIHILGEIGEYEKQSQKIIEVLKLGKEINHKWLWSMNEVIPSSESEHFFLISINEYYKNWLQKSSPQTLNAAEKTGEAQLKLYPKNIEVHNYLSLAYIGQGKFKEALNVLLKADKLANEDYVIIFNMGRCYEALKQYDKAKECYLRMKKNPNKQVQDMADQKLSELKKLTK is encoded by the coding sequence ATGAAAAAACGTATTATATTTTTTTTAATTTTGTTGGTGTCATTCCGGATTTTTGCAGATTACAAATCCGAATATGACAATCTGCTTTCGGCAAGAAATATAAAAGGGATTGCAGCTCTATTACCAAAATGGGAAAAGGCAGAGCCAAAAAATCCTGAACTCTACATTGCCTATTTTAATTATTACCTGCTTAAAGGTCAAAGATCTACACAGTCACTTGACACCTATAAGAAGGACAATACCAATTCATTGGCATTAGTGGATCAAAAAACAAATAAAATCGCAGGATATTTAAACAATAATATCTGGTATGAAAAAGAAGATGTCGATAAAGCCTTGTCATATTTGGAAAAAGGATTAAAATTCGGTAAAAACCGCTTGGATATGTATTTTGGAAGAATTCATATTTTAGGCGAAATAGGAGAATATGAAAAGCAATCACAGAAGATTATCGAAGTTCTAAAACTTGGAAAAGAGATAAATCATAAATGGCTTTGGAGCATGAATGAGGTAATTCCATCATCAGAAAGTGAACACTTTTTTCTAATTTCTATAAACGAGTATTATAAAAACTGGCTTCAAAAAAGCTCCCCTCAAACCTTAAATGCTGCAGAGAAAACAGGTGAAGCCCAATTGAAACTATATCCTAAAAATATCGAAGTGCATAACTATTTATCTTTAGCATACATCGGCCAAGGAAAATTTAAAGAGGCTTTAAATGTGCTATTAAAAGCCGATAAACTCGCAAATGAAGATTATGTAATTATCTTTAATATGGGAAGATGCTATGAAGCCCTAAAGCAATACGATAAGGCAAAAGAATGTTATCTCCGTATGAAAAAAAATCCCAACAAACAAGTTCAAGATATGGCAGACCAAAAACTTTCAGAGCTAAAAAAATTAACCAAATAG
- a CDS encoding GNAT family N-acetyltransferase, with protein sequence MLKTEKAGIEEAKTILDIYNDSNKVFGVVPEQDIIETFENMIKTENTYILYEDNQAIGFISLKDKNTHGLISAIYIKHKIQRKGYGKYILNFIEQEAKHIGLEYLILKALKMFEWTIEFYKKNSFTIFDKKEDELPFITEYIPPAKWEVIMIKRIMTCK encoded by the coding sequence ATGCTCAAAACCGAAAAAGCCGGAATAGAAGAAGCAAAAACTATTTTAGATATCTATAACGACAGTAACAAGGTTTTCGGAGTTGTACCGGAACAAGACATAATTGAAACCTTTGAAAATATGATAAAAACCGAAAATACATATATTCTATATGAAGATAATCAGGCAATCGGATTTATATCACTTAAAGATAAAAATACTCATGGGCTTATTTCAGCCATATACATCAAACATAAAATACAAAGAAAAGGATACGGTAAATACATTTTAAATTTTATTGAGCAAGAAGCAAAACATATAGGTTTGGAATATCTTATACTGAAGGCTCTTAAAATGTTTGAATGGACAATAGAATTTTATAAAAAAAACAGCTTCACAATCTTTGATAAAAAAGAAGACGAGCTGCCGTTTATAACCGAATATATTCCGCCGGCAAAATGGGAAGTTATAATGATAAAAAGGATAATGACATGCAAATAA
- a CDS encoding DUF4912 domain-containing protein, which yields MNLSKSYLQSVSTDELLQIADDYGIFVPKGLCRNLIIEELLEIDEDSNVSDSKLLKVSNDELFLDDEMDGKGNAGLALSYNKTEIHVLLRDPMWAFAFWDFYKPEFLNLVDDPDFDSFFLRVLLLSENNLSESYDYFDIDVAEADRNRYFYLSFEDSVTRVELCSRKIEGEVSVLAKSNLIRLRRKNIPNNLCVLDNDVSSSVYLSGISELKKQHFKNYRQAFRGKEEPKIERL from the coding sequence GTGAATTTATCAAAAAGTTATTTACAATCCGTTTCTACGGATGAGCTTTTACAAATTGCCGATGATTACGGCATATTTGTACCGAAAGGGCTATGCAGAAATCTAATAATTGAAGAACTGCTTGAAATAGACGAAGATTCTAATGTATCTGATAGCAAGCTTTTAAAGGTCAGCAATGATGAGTTGTTTTTAGATGATGAAATGGATGGTAAAGGAAATGCCGGCTTGGCTCTTTCCTACAACAAGACTGAAATTCATGTGCTGCTCAGGGACCCAATGTGGGCCTTTGCTTTTTGGGATTTTTATAAGCCCGAATTTCTAAATTTAGTGGATGATCCCGATTTTGACTCTTTCTTTTTAAGGGTTCTTTTGCTGTCTGAAAATAATCTGTCCGAATCATATGATTATTTTGATATTGATGTGGCAGAGGCAGATAGGAATAGATATTTTTATCTTTCTTTTGAAGATTCGGTAACAAGGGTTGAATTATGCTCCCGTAAAATTGAAGGAGAGGTTTCCGTTTTAGCAAAGTCTAATCTTATAAGGCTTAGACGGAAAAATATTCCTAATAATTTATGCGTTCTTGATAATGATGTAAGCTCGTCGGTATATCTTTCAGGAATTTCCGAGTTAAAAAAACAGCATTTTAAAAATTATCGTCAGGCCTTTAGGGGAAAAGAGGAGCCGAAAATTGAAAGATTATAA
- the rbfA gene encoding 30S ribosome-binding factor RbfA, producing MSEFRLARLGEQIREEISALICSGKIKDPRVSSLLSINRVIVSGDLAYAKVYVSSFLDEHKTKQGVRGLENASGFIRTSLAKKLHVRQCPELTFIFDKSIKEGIDMVNKLESLEYFTDPDEDEGTAGSSEAD from the coding sequence ATGAGTGAGTTTAGGCTTGCAAGATTGGGCGAGCAGATAAGGGAAGAAATTTCGGCCCTTATTTGCTCCGGCAAAATAAAGGATCCGAGAGTTTCTTCTCTTCTTTCAATAAACAGGGTAATTGTTTCAGGAGATCTTGCCTATGCAAAGGTCTATGTTTCAAGCTTTTTAGATGAACATAAAACAAAGCAGGGAGTAAGAGGCTTGGAAAATGCTTCCGGCTTTATAAGAACCAGCCTTGCAAAAAAGCTTCATGTAAGGCAGTGTCCCGAACTCACCTTTATATTCGATAAGAGTATAAAGGAAGGAATAGACATGGTAAACAAACTTGAAAGCCTTGAGTACTTTACCGATCCCGATGAAGATGAAGGAACCGCCGGCAGTTCGGAAGCCGATTAA
- the alr gene encoding alanine racemase: MRATKAIIHLDNLQYNIKEIKKRLNKNVKICLPVKADAYGHGAVRVAVAAIRAGVSYLAVASIQEAVELREAGIVAPIISLSLPVLEEIPELLKYDIEPLVIDEEFINDLNRFAKKLNKKAWVHLKIDTGMRRIGCSPMEAVKLAVQIDRAENLELKGVCTHFAVSDSTDEKNIKFTKKQISVFKDSIKEIKKAGINPGLIHAANSGSVLQYPEAQFDMVRPGILVYGYAPSPSLNSLIDLKPVMELVTQVVLIKKIEKDTSVSYDRCWTAEKETFVATLPIGYADGLMRSLSGLKVRIGKDFFPIIGRICMDQCMIDIGASPWVQRWDEVCIFGPVSKEHPKNNTAQDLAKIAGTIPYELTCDINKRVPRIFIDETIQ, from the coding sequence ATGAGAGCGACAAAGGCTATTATCCATTTGGATAACTTACAATATAACATTAAAGAAATAAAAAAGCGGCTTAACAAGAATGTAAAGATTTGTCTTCCGGTCAAGGCCGATGCCTATGGGCATGGGGCTGTGAGGGTTGCGGTTGCAGCAATAAGGGCAGGCGTTTCTTATTTGGCTGTTGCCTCCATTCAGGAAGCTGTCGAATTAAGAGAGGCCGGTATTGTAGCCCCGATTATTTCTTTAAGTCTTCCCGTGCTTGAAGAAATTCCTGAGCTTTTAAAATACGATATTGAGCCCTTGGTTATAGATGAGGAGTTTATAAACGATTTAAACCGTTTTGCAAAAAAACTAAATAAAAAAGCCTGGGTTCATCTTAAAATAGATACCGGAATGCGCAGGATAGGCTGCTCGCCTATGGAAGCCGTTAAACTTGCGGTACAGATAGACCGTGCAGAAAATCTTGAGCTAAAAGGAGTGTGTACGCATTTCGCTGTTTCCGATTCTACCGATGAAAAAAATATTAAATTTACAAAAAAACAGATTTCTGTTTTTAAGGACTCAATAAAAGAAATAAAAAAAGCGGGGATTAATCCCGGATTAATTCATGCCGCAAATTCAGGATCTGTTCTTCAATATCCCGAAGCCCAGTTCGATATGGTGCGTCCGGGAATCTTGGTCTACGGTTATGCACCCTCTCCATCCCTAAATTCTTTAATAGATTTAAAGCCTGTAATGGAGCTTGTTACACAGGTAGTGCTTATCAAAAAAATTGAAAAGGATACAAGCGTTTCTTATGATAGATGTTGGACAGCCGAAAAAGAAACATTTGTTGCAACCCTTCCTATAGGCTATGCGGACGGACTCATGCGTTCCCTTAGCGGATTAAAAGTGAGAATAGGAAAAGATTTTTTTCCGATCATCGGACGCATTTGTATGGATCAATGTATGATAGATATAGGCGCTTCTCCATGGGTTCAAAGATGGGATGAGGTTTGTATCTTCGGTCCTGTTTCAAAAGAACATCCTAAAAATAATACGGCCCAAGATCTTGCAAAAATTGCCGGAACTATTCCTTATGAGCTGACATGCGATATAAACAAAAGAGTTCCGCGTATTTTTATTGATGAAACCATACAATAA
- the ispH gene encoding 4-hydroxy-3-methylbut-2-enyl diphosphate reductase produces MVVKRAEVLGYCSGVRRAVDTVLKLAKENTENKSGLYTFGPLIHNPSTMLRLKQMGVRTIDTENFTEDEDYKDSVIVIRAHGIPPSKKSELEKSGAKVIDATCSRVKASQALAKKHSEEAFVILAGDKNHGELISIAGYAEGKCLIVQNAEEAALIDLPSSLSANGSAVLIAQTTIKESEYEAIASALKKRISDLKVFNTICPATSDRQAALKKLAYEVDALLVIGGKNSANTKRLFQTAVDTKKPAWLIEDASEIPKEIFSYSVIGLTAGASTPDFIIDEVEKKLLEG; encoded by the coding sequence ATGGTTGTAAAACGTGCGGAAGTTTTAGGTTATTGTTCCGGAGTACGCAGAGCTGTTGATACGGTTCTTAAACTAGCGAAAGAAAATACTGAAAATAAATCCGGCCTTTATACCTTCGGACCATTGATTCATAATCCTTCTACAATGTTACGGTTAAAACAAATGGGTGTAAGAACTATTGACACTGAAAATTTTACCGAAGATGAAGACTATAAAGATTCCGTTATCGTAATAAGGGCTCACGGTATTCCTCCGTCAAAAAAAAGCGAGCTTGAAAAAAGCGGGGCTAAGGTGATAGATGCAACATGCTCCAGAGTAAAGGCAAGTCAGGCCCTTGCAAAAAAACATTCTGAAGAAGCCTTTGTTATTTTAGCCGGAGATAAAAACCACGGAGAACTTATAAGCATTGCAGGTTATGCGGAAGGAAAATGCTTAATCGTTCAAAATGCCGAAGAAGCCGCTTTAATAGATTTACCTTCTTCTTTGAGTGCAAATGGGAGTGCCGTTTTAATTGCCCAAACGACGATTAAGGAATCGGAATATGAAGCAATAGCTTCGGCTTTGAAGAAAAGGATTTCCGATTTAAAGGTCTTTAATACGATTTGTCCTGCAACCTCCGATCGGCAGGCTGCCTTAAAAAAATTAGCTTATGAAGTTGATGCACTTTTAGTTATAGGCGGGAAAAATTCTGCAAACACAAAAAGGCTTTTTCAAACCGCCGTTGACACAAAAAAGCCTGCATGGTTAATCGAAGATGCCTCTGAAATACCGAAAGAGATTTTTTCTTATTCAGTGATAGGTTTAACTGCCGGTGCTTCAACTCCCGATTTTATAATCGATGAGGTAGAAAAAAAATTACTTGAGGGATAA